In one Gossypium hirsutum isolate 1008001.06 chromosome D09, Gossypium_hirsutum_v2.1, whole genome shotgun sequence genomic region, the following are encoded:
- the LOC107891612 gene encoding selT-like protein yields the protein MLLNSLFIYFPKHCFLFLDLLFSSTLEDFLKFPSLFGFRISSMDRAQLLLVGLPLFLFATDLFSLFTPPPPKPPSHHHHHHHPHLPKPPLNPETLDISLQKPSAIGGIGYGSTVNINFCASCSYRGTAVTMKKMLEAQFPGIDVILDNYPPSLPKRLLSKVVPVFQFGVIGIMMAGEQIFPMIGITTPPPWYYSLRANRFGSIATAWLLGNVMQSFLQSSGAFEVYCNDELVFSKLKEGRFPGEIELKDIIAKTLANSRVTGNLGVVLS from the exons ATGCTATTAAATTCGTTGTTTATTTACTTCCCCAAGCATTGTTTTCTCTTTttagatcttttattttcatccactcTCGAGGATTTCCTCAAGTTCCCATCTTTGTTTGGCTTTCGCATCAGCTCCATGGATCGGGCCCAGCTCCTCCTCGTAGGATTACCTCTCTTCCTCTTCGCCACCGATCTCTTCAGCCTCTTCACTCCTCCGCCCCCAAAGCCGCCGTCCCATCACCATCACCACCATCATCCCCACCTACCCAAACCTCCACTCAATCCTGAAACCCTAGATATTTCTTTACAG AAACCCAGCGCTATTGGAGGAATCGGCTATGGCAGCACGGTTAATATCAATTTCTGCGCTTCATGCTCTTACAG GGGAACTGCTGTGACAATGAAGAAGATGTTAGAAGCCCAGTTTCCTGGAATTGATGTAATCCTTGATAACTATCCACCATCATTGCCGAAACGTTTGCTTTCGAAAGTGGTTCCAGTTTTCCAATTTGGAGTTATAGGGATTATGATGGCAGGTGAACAGATTTTTCCTATGATTGGGATTACGACACCACCTCCGTGGTATTATTCCTTGCGTGCAAACAGGTTCGGGTCCATTGCAACTGCTTGGCTTCTTGGGAATGTAATGCAGTCTTTTCTGCAAAGCTCCGGTGCTTTCGAGGTTTACTGCAATGATGAATTG GTTTTCTCTAAGCTTAAGGAGGGAAGGTTTCCTGGAGAGATTGAGTTGAAAGATATTATCGCCAAAACATTGGCTAATTCAAGAGTGACTGGCAACCTTGGAGTAGTGTTGTCTTAG